One genomic region from Candidatus Chlorobium masyuteum encodes:
- a CDS encoding flavodoxin domain-containing protein, with translation MRAVILYDSKTAGGSTEAIIDSIGQQLAESGAYVEKAKCKAMADYSFVREFDIVILGAPVYYFLVSSQLLAALIQGNLKKNLRRKKIALFLTCGSPDTLAAVLYLPQLKIHLVRNRILAEKIIPPGALSESETIEEFVDDLLYEYEKTLKEGRASHPVEWSDDALGLLHSIPSFMQGKIKAVAEEYAAETGCREITVAVLMAAKDEMQG, from the coding sequence ATGAGAGCTGTTATTTTATATGATAGCAAAACTGCCGGAGGTTCTACAGAGGCAATTATCGACTCAATCGGTCAGCAGCTTGCAGAGTCCGGTGCCTATGTTGAAAAAGCGAAATGCAAGGCGATGGCCGATTACAGTTTCGTCAGGGAGTTTGATATTGTCATACTCGGCGCACCGGTCTACTATTTTCTTGTCTCTTCCCAGCTTCTTGCGGCACTGATACAGGGAAATCTTAAAAAGAATCTGAGGCGAAAAAAAATCGCACTCTTTCTCACCTGCGGCAGCCCTGACACCCTGGCTGCAGTACTCTATTTACCGCAATTGAAAATTCATCTGGTGCGGAACCGGATACTTGCGGAAAAAATCATTCCGCCGGGAGCACTTTCAGAGAGTGAGACTATTGAAGAGTTTGTTGATGACCTTCTTTACGAGTATGAGAAAACGCTGAAAGAGGGGCGCGCATCGCACCCTGTTGAATGGAGTGATGATGCCCTTGGGTTGCTGCACTCCATTCCATCATTCATGCAGGGCAAGATCAAGGCGGTAGCAGAGGAGTATGCAGCGGAGACGGGGTGTCGGGAAATTACTGTTGCCGTCCTGATGGCGGCCAAAGATGAGATGCAGGGATGA
- a CDS encoding DUF1997 domain-containing protein, with the protein MEVVGKSTVHIVLDSCLHESTIYFSDHEKLLKCNPYCSNVKYHVDLDIFQWVFQVNDPRNNPITAVFFVRQHEESITVDDSYGQKFVSRLKPGIHLDGKGKRIRWEAVHDYPEFDAVGPNTFIGKASSEICLLHHKDNRTSVFFDTDIALDFEISFPLNLMPEGILKFMSDAIMSQIMQQATESMLCQVQSDICCTSAESVVAGAGK; encoded by the coding sequence ATGGAAGTAGTAGGTAAAAGTACTGTGCATATCGTCCTTGATTCATGCCTGCATGAATCAACCATATATTTTTCGGATCACGAAAAACTGCTCAAGTGTAATCCGTATTGCAGTAATGTGAAATATCACGTTGATCTCGATATTTTTCAGTGGGTTTTTCAGGTTAATGATCCCCGGAACAATCCGATTACAGCGGTCTTTTTTGTCCGTCAGCATGAAGAGAGCATCACGGTTGACGACAGCTATGGGCAGAAATTTGTATCGAGACTGAAACCCGGAATACATCTCGACGGAAAAGGCAAAAGAATCCGCTGGGAGGCGGTTCATGACTATCCCGAATTTGATGCGGTGGGCCCTAATACCTTTATCGGCAAGGCAAGTTCCGAGATTTGTCTGCTGCATCACAAGGATAACCGGACATCAGTTTTTTTTGATACCGATATAGCACTTGATTTTGAGATCTCCTTTCCCTTGAACCTTATGCCGGAAGGAATACTCAAGTTCATGAGTGATGCGATCATGTCACAAATCATGCAGCAGGCGACCGAAAGCATGCTCTGTCAGGTGCAGTCGGATATCTGCTGCACCTCTGCGGAGTCAGTAGTGGCGGGGGCCGGAAAATAA
- a CDS encoding hydroxyacylglutathione hydrolase family protein, with the protein MIAEQFRTGGDRNFGYLVADEVSGEALVIDASFDTSSIVRFAEEHGFVIRYVFSTHGHDDHTNGNGAIRRLTGIVPLLYGDTCPRTGVRVEDAACFSLGTLEARILYTPGHTPDSICILVGDALFTGDTLFTGKVGGTVTRAQALEEYNSLHEKLLCLPDTTKVWPGHDYGNAPHSSIGIERRSNPFLLQPDFNAFLALKHNWAEYKKMHGIA; encoded by the coding sequence ATGATTGCAGAACAGTTCCGTACGGGCGGTGACAGGAACTTCGGTTATCTTGTTGCCGATGAAGTTTCGGGTGAAGCGCTGGTGATTGATGCATCATTTGATACCTCCTCGATTGTCCGGTTTGCCGAAGAGCATGGTTTTGTCATCCGGTATGTATTTTCAACCCATGGCCATGACGATCATACCAATGGCAACGGGGCGATCAGGCGCCTTACCGGTATTGTTCCGCTGCTTTACGGCGATACCTGCCCCCGGACAGGAGTCAGGGTTGAGGATGCGGCCTGTTTTTCTCTCGGCACCCTTGAAGCCCGAATTCTTTATACTCCCGGTCATACTCCGGATTCCATCTGCATTCTTGTCGGTGATGCCCTTTTTACCGGTGACACGCTCTTCACCGGAAAGGTCGGAGGCACGGTCACCCGTGCCCAGGCTCTTGAAGAGTACAACTCCCTGCATGAGAAGCTCCTGTGCCTGCCGGATACCACAAAAGTCTGGCCCGGTCACGATTACGGGAACGCACCGCACTCTTCCATCGGCATTGAACGCCGCTCCAATCCCTTTCTTCTTCAGCCCGATTTCAATGCATTTCTTGCCCTGAAACATAACTGGGCGGAGTATAAAAAAATGCACGGTATTGCATAA
- a CDS encoding CBS domain-containing protein — MDQLITLRTLPVSALMQKEFHKIKGSCTVAEALQIMKKSSESGLLVEPRNEDDCYGIVTEKDILEKVIDPGEDVHRDPWNTPVFQIMSKPLISVNPGLRIKYALRLMKRTNIRRLTVMEGNKVVGVLNMADVLHAVEELPVHDDHVAL; from the coding sequence ATGGATCAGCTTATAACCTTGCGTACGCTGCCGGTATCCGCCCTTATGCAGAAAGAATTTCATAAAATCAAAGGAAGCTGTACGGTTGCCGAGGCGCTTCAGATTATGAAAAAAAGCTCCGAGAGCGGCCTGCTTGTCGAGCCCCGTAACGAAGATGACTGTTATGGTATCGTTACCGAAAAGGATATCCTTGAAAAAGTGATCGATCCGGGTGAAGATGTCCATCGCGACCCCTGGAACACCCCTGTATTTCAGATCATGAGCAAGCCTCTGATCAGTGTTAATCCCGGCCTCAGAATAAAGTATGCCCTCCGTCTGATGAAAAGAACCAATATCAGACGTCTTACCGTCATGGAAGGCAACAAGGTTGTCGGTGTGCTCAATATGGCCGATGTGCTTCACGCAGTTGAGGAACTTCCGGTCCATGACGATCATGTCGCCCTGTAG
- a CDS encoding FAD-dependent oxidoreductase, protein MKPFDIVIVGGGGAGLYAAMEAMKTNPALNIAVLSKVYPNRSHTSAAQGGANAALANKAKDDTVEMHIFDTIKGSDYLADQDAVEVLCSEAPKIIRELENIGTPWSRLDDNTIAQRPFGGAGRPRCCYCADKTGHTILQTLYEQCLKKGVIFFNEYFALNLSVNGSRSKGLIAMNMKTGAVEAFPARTVIFATGGYAKMYWNRSSNAAGNTGDGQAIAYRAGIPLKDMEFVQFHPTGLRKSGLLVTEGARGEGGYLLNKDGERFMSRYAPEKMELGPRDLVSRSLETEILQGRGFDSPAGKYIHLDLTHLGADLIKSRLPQIREMAMNFEGVDPILEPIPVRPTAHYSMGGIDTDNYGRTVMEGVYAAGESACVSVHGANRLGGNSLLDILVFGRIAGHSAALEARKFEPAAISEDEVKDQLAELRSSMQPSGHYERYGELREELGQTMAANVGIYRESSLLKKGIAEVAELKERFKKVRVSDSSDVFNTNLLQVLELKNMLDLAETVAAGAFAREESRGSHTRTDFPTRDDEKWHKHTMATLIDGHVKLGEKPVTMGRYELQERTY, encoded by the coding sequence ATGAAACCATTTGATATCGTTATTGTCGGAGGCGGTGGTGCCGGTCTTTATGCCGCTATGGAGGCAATGAAAACCAATCCCGCACTGAATATCGCCGTGCTTTCCAAGGTCTATCCCAACCGTTCGCATACCTCTGCGGCACAGGGTGGCGCCAATGCGGCTCTTGCCAACAAGGCAAAGGACGATACGGTAGAAATGCATATTTTCGATACCATCAAGGGTAGCGATTATCTTGCTGATCAGGATGCTGTAGAGGTGCTCTGCAGTGAAGCGCCCAAAATTATCCGGGAACTTGAAAATATCGGGACTCCATGGTCAAGGCTCGATGACAATACCATTGCCCAGAGGCCATTCGGTGGTGCCGGGCGTCCGAGATGCTGCTACTGCGCAGACAAGACAGGCCATACCATTCTCCAGACCCTTTACGAACAGTGCCTGAAAAAAGGGGTGATATTTTTCAATGAATATTTTGCTCTCAACCTCTCCGTCAACGGAAGTCGTTCAAAGGGGTTGATCGCTATGAACATGAAGACCGGTGCGGTTGAGGCTTTTCCTGCAAGAACCGTGATTTTTGCAACAGGCGGCTATGCCAAGATGTACTGGAACCGGTCGAGCAATGCTGCTGGTAATACCGGTGACGGCCAGGCTATCGCCTACCGGGCAGGTATTCCGCTGAAAGATATGGAGTTTGTCCAGTTCCATCCCACCGGTCTGAGAAAGAGCGGCCTGCTTGTTACCGAAGGCGCCAGAGGTGAGGGCGGCTATCTGCTCAACAAGGATGGTGAGCGTTTTATGTCACGATATGCACCCGAAAAGATGGAGCTTGGCCCCCGGGACCTTGTATCCCGCTCACTTGAAACGGAAATTCTCCAGGGCAGAGGTTTTGACAGCCCCGCAGGAAAATATATCCATCTCGATCTTACCCATCTCGGTGCTGATCTGATCAAGTCAAGGCTTCCCCAGATACGTGAGATGGCTATGAATTTTGAGGGAGTTGATCCCATTCTGGAGCCGATTCCTGTCCGCCCGACCGCCCACTACTCCATGGGCGGGATTGATACTGATAATTACGGACGCACGGTGATGGAAGGTGTTTACGCCGCCGGTGAGTCAGCCTGTGTTTCAGTTCACGGTGCAAACCGGCTTGGAGGGAACTCACTGCTTGATATCCTTGTCTTCGGCCGTATTGCCGGTCATAGTGCAGCGCTGGAAGCAAGAAAATTCGAGCCGGCAGCGATATCGGAAGATGAGGTCAAGGATCAGCTCGCAGAGCTCCGGAGCAGCATGCAGCCATCCGGTCACTATGAGCGGTATGGCGAACTGCGTGAAGAGCTTGGTCAGACCATGGCGGCCAATGTCGGCATCTACCGTGAATCTTCCCTTTTGAAGAAGGGGATAGCGGAGGTTGCGGAACTGAAAGAGCGGTTCAAAAAAGTGAGGGTTTCTGACAGCAGTGATGTGTTCAATACCAATCTTTTGCAGGTGCTGGAGCTGAAAAATATGCTCGATCTGGCTGAAACCGTTGCTGCCGGTGCCTTTGCCCGCGAAGAGAGTCGGGGTTCACATACCCGGACAGATTTTCCGACGAGGGATGATGAAAAATGGCACAAGCACACCATGGCAACCCTGATAGACGGTCACGTTAAACTCGGTGAAAAACCGGTCACTATGGGTCGCTATGAACTCCAGGAAAGAACCTATTAA
- a CDS encoding succinate dehydrogenase/fumarate reductase iron-sulfur subunit, with the protein MTVSTDQHKEGKRDVTFRVFRFNPQVDSKSYFDDYTIPVERGITVLRALNYIKEHVDASVSFRAFCQAGICGSCGMRVNGISMLACTTQVWDMLAKSKEEGVIRVEPLRNLPLIKDLIVDMDPLVDKMKHYSNWVDSTMPESEMGKKEFLVSEEEFLKYDKATDCILCASCVSECSILRANKEYVSPAVLLKSYRMNVDTRDSMHDLRLAELVKDHGVWDCTHCYRCQESCVKSIPIMDAIHGIREDALESRGMKDTSGAKHAEAFMSDIEKKGKLVEATLPFRTNGVLWTMQNLLPMAVKMILKRRTPPPPPMVKPSKGIKAFRSEFREMSEHVKQDHKSHKK; encoded by the coding sequence ATGACGGTGTCTACAGATCAGCATAAAGAGGGAAAAAGAGATGTAACCTTCCGGGTTTTCCGATTTAACCCGCAGGTTGACAGCAAATCCTATTTTGACGATTATACCATTCCTGTCGAAAGAGGTATTACAGTCCTTCGTGCATTGAACTACATCAAGGAGCATGTCGATGCCTCGGTCAGTTTCCGGGCATTCTGTCAGGCAGGTATTTGTGGATCGTGCGGTATGCGCGTGAACGGAATTTCAATGCTGGCCTGCACTACCCAGGTATGGGATATGCTCGCCAAGTCGAAGGAGGAAGGTGTAATAAGGGTTGAACCGTTACGCAACCTGCCCCTCATCAAGGATCTGATTGTCGATATGGATCCTCTTGTCGACAAGATGAAGCACTACTCAAACTGGGTGGACTCCACCATGCCCGAGAGTGAGATGGGTAAAAAGGAGTTTCTTGTTTCCGAAGAGGAGTTTCTGAAATATGACAAGGCAACCGACTGCATTCTCTGTGCATCATGTGTTTCCGAGTGCAGTATCCTTAGGGCCAACAAGGAGTATGTCTCCCCGGCCGTACTGCTGAAATCCTACCGGATGAATGTTGATACCAGGGATTCCATGCATGATCTCCGTCTTGCCGAACTGGTCAAGGATCACGGTGTATGGGACTGTACCCACTGTTACCGCTGTCAGGAGTCCTGTGTGAAAAGCATTCCGATCATGGATGCCATCCACGGCATACGCGAAGATGCGCTTGAGAGCAGGGGTATGAAGGATACCAGCGGAGCCAAGCATGCTGAAGCCTTTATGTCGGATATTGAAAAGAAAGGCAAACTGGTTGAAGCTACCCTGCCGTTCCGGACCAATGGTGTGCTCTGGACGATGCAGAACCTTCTTCCTATGGCTGTTAAAATGATCCTGAAACGGCGTACCCCGCCACCTCCTCCGATGGTCAAACCATCCAAAGGAATAAAGGCTTTCAGGAGCGAGTTCAGAGAGATGAGCGAGCATGTGAAGCAGGATCATAAATCTCATAAAAAATAA
- a CDS encoding CoB--CoM heterodisulfide reductase iron-sulfur subunit B family protein — MKRYAYYLSCINESMTKEVDRSIDLWQKDLGIELVKLHESTCCGGSNLDYVSPKHFALVNARNIAYAEKMGLDLVVSCNTCLMTIRTAKKKLDESPELKQEVNELLKKEGLEYRGTAEVRHLLWVLIDDVGLETIRQKVKVPLKDYRIAPFYGCHILRPSSVLGKDNPLDPSSLDQLIEALGGETIPYEHKNRCCGFHTLLVAEQESLNVAGEALEEALELKADFIVTPCPLCHTVLDGYQAKALKQAGIKSSIPVFHLSEMVGLALGYNAKQLGIKRHIVS; from the coding sequence ATGAAGCGATACGCATACTATCTGAGCTGCATCAATGAGTCGATGACGAAAGAGGTTGACCGCTCGATTGATCTCTGGCAGAAGGATCTTGGAATCGAACTGGTTAAACTGCACGAGAGTACCTGTTGCGGCGGGAGCAATCTTGACTATGTCAGTCCGAAACACTTCGCGCTGGTCAATGCCCGCAATATTGCCTATGCCGAAAAAATGGGTCTTGACCTTGTTGTCTCCTGCAATACCTGCCTTATGACGATCCGGACGGCCAAGAAAAAACTGGATGAATCACCGGAGCTGAAGCAGGAGGTCAATGAGCTGCTGAAAAAAGAGGGGCTTGAATATCGTGGCACTGCCGAGGTCCGTCATCTTCTCTGGGTTCTCATTGACGATGTCGGCCTGGAGACCATCCGCCAGAAAGTGAAGGTTCCTCTCAAGGATTACCGGATTGCACCGTTTTACGGCTGCCACATTCTCCGGCCCTCTTCGGTGCTCGGCAAGGACAATCCTCTTGATCCGAGCTCTCTTGACCAGTTGATTGAGGCTCTTGGCGGAGAGACCATTCCCTATGAGCATAAAAACCGCTGCTGCGGATTTCATACCCTGCTGGTTGCCGAACAGGAGTCACTCAATGTTGCCGGAGAGGCGCTTGAAGAGGCATTGGAGTTGAAAGCCGATTTTATTGTAACCCCGTGCCCGCTTTGCCATACAGTTCTTGACGGCTATCAGGCAAAAGCGCTCAAGCAGGCTGGCATCAAGAGCTCTATTCCCGTATTCCATCTCTCTGAAATGGTCGGTCTTGCTCTCGGTTACAACGCAAAACAGCTGGGCATCAAACGACACATTGTAAGCTGA